In one Sphingobium indicum B90A genomic region, the following are encoded:
- the feoB gene encoding ferrous iron transporter B: protein MTNLPLIALVGNPNAGKSALFNALTGARQKLGNYPGVTVERKAGRFSLSDGRPIELVDLPGTYSLSPTSPDEQVTRDVILGRQAGERLPDALVVVVDASNLDNHLRFALELIALGLPTVVALNMVDLATRDGLELDAHILSRELGVPVISTVAVRKRGLDHLRGELETMLDGSAGKARAPGEQSDFEGLRREARRIARAAVVRETPSRRLTAAVDRVALHPVAGLVLLLALLFIMFQAVYAWSEAPIAMIEGFVASAGDAVTAALPDGLLRSFLVDGVLNGVGSVIVFLPQILILFFFILMLEATGYMVRAAFLMDGLMARVGLSGRAFIPLLSSFACAVPGIMATRTIADPKDRLTTILIAPLMTCSARLPVYAVIIGAFIPARTVALGIGLQGLVLFCLYISGIVGAMLAALVLRRTVTRGASGGFLMEMPKYQWPRPQDIVLGLWQRAVIFLKRAGTIIFTSTVILWVLLSFPKAPEDGAVSQVNYSIAGRVANGLNLVLAPIGFNRDISLALIPAMAAREVAVSALATVYSLDADEDEARLERSLGDRLKDNWPLPTALAFLAWFVFAPQCISTIAVTRRETNGWKWPLFMIGYLFALAYAAAGLTYWTATAAGL from the coding sequence GTGACGAACCTGCCGCTGATCGCGCTGGTCGGCAATCCCAATGCCGGCAAGAGCGCCCTGTTCAACGCCCTGACCGGGGCGCGGCAGAAGCTGGGCAATTATCCCGGCGTCACCGTGGAGCGCAAGGCGGGCCGCTTTTCCCTCTCGGACGGCCGCCCGATCGAACTGGTCGACCTGCCCGGCACCTACAGCCTCAGCCCCACCAGCCCCGACGAGCAGGTGACGCGCGACGTCATATTGGGCAGGCAGGCGGGCGAGCGCCTGCCCGACGCGCTGGTCGTGGTGGTCGACGCCTCCAATCTCGACAATCATCTCCGCTTCGCGCTGGAACTGATCGCGCTGGGCCTGCCGACCGTCGTCGCGCTCAACATGGTCGACCTCGCCACCCGCGACGGGCTGGAACTGGACGCCCATATCCTGTCCCGCGAACTGGGCGTGCCGGTGATCTCCACCGTGGCGGTGCGCAAGCGCGGCCTGGATCATCTGCGCGGCGAGCTGGAAACCATGCTGGACGGCAGCGCCGGCAAGGCCCGCGCTCCAGGCGAACAGAGCGATTTCGAAGGATTGCGCCGGGAGGCGCGCCGCATCGCCCGCGCCGCCGTCGTGCGCGAAACCCCGTCCCGCCGCCTGACCGCGGCTGTCGACCGGGTGGCGCTGCATCCCGTCGCGGGGCTGGTCCTGCTGCTCGCGCTTCTCTTCATCATGTTCCAGGCGGTCTATGCCTGGTCCGAAGCGCCCATCGCCATGATCGAGGGCTTTGTCGCCAGCGCCGGCGACGCCGTGACGGCCGCGCTGCCCGATGGACTGCTGCGATCCTTCCTGGTCGACGGAGTGCTGAACGGCGTCGGCTCGGTCATCGTGTTCCTGCCGCAGATCCTGATCCTCTTCTTCTTCATCCTGATGCTGGAGGCGACCGGCTATATGGTCCGCGCCGCCTTCCTGATGGACGGGCTGATGGCGCGGGTGGGCCTGTCGGGGCGGGCCTTCATCCCGCTGCTGTCCTCCTTCGCCTGCGCGGTGCCGGGGATCATGGCGACGCGCACCATCGCGGACCCGAAGGACCGGCTGACCACCATATTGATCGCGCCGCTGATGACCTGCTCCGCCCGGCTGCCGGTCTATGCCGTGATCATCGGCGCCTTCATCCCGGCGCGCACGGTCGCGCTCGGCATCGGCCTTCAGGGGCTGGTCCTCTTCTGCCTCTATATATCCGGCATCGTCGGCGCGATGCTGGCGGCGCTGGTCCTGCGCCGCACCGTCACCAGGGGCGCGAGCGGCGGTTTCCTGATGGAGATGCCGAAATATCAGTGGCCGCGCCCGCAGGACATAGTGCTGGGCCTGTGGCAGCGGGCGGTGATCTTCCTCAAGCGCGCAGGCACGATCATCTTCACCTCGACCGTGATCCTCTGGGTGCTGCTCAGCTTCCCCAAGGCGCCGGAGGATGGCGCGGTCAGCCAGGTCAACTATTCCATCGCGGGCCGCGTCGCCAACGGCCTCAACCTGGTGCTGGCCCCGATCGGCTTCAACCGCGACATCTCGCTCGCGCTGATCCCCGCCATGGCGGCGCGCGAAGTGGCGGTATCCGCGCTCGCCACCGTCTATTCGCTCGACGCCGACGAGGATGAAGCGAGGCTGGAGCGCAGCCTGGGCGACCGGCTGAAGGACAATTGGCCGCTGCCCACGGCGCTCGCCTTCCTCGCCTGGTTCGTCTTCGCGCCGCAGTGCATCTCCACCATCGCGGTGACGCGGCGCGAGACCAACGGGTGGAAGTGGCCGCTGTTCATGATCGGCTATCTGTTCGCGCTGGCCTATGCCGCGGCCGGCCTTACCTACTGGACCGCCACCGCAGCGGGGCTATAA
- a CDS encoding UrcA family protein has product MTRKTLVALTAAITLALPAANAFAGINDMDVVVDGRTGMETRSIAVSMADLNLASTHGARMADSRITKAAKKVCGWMSGSILPATPDYRACFGEALDGARSDLNTLIQAQRQG; this is encoded by the coding sequence ATGACCAGAAAGACGTTGGTGGCGCTGACCGCCGCGATTACCCTTGCCTTGCCCGCAGCGAATGCCTTTGCCGGCATCAACGATATGGACGTGGTGGTCGACGGCCGCACCGGGATGGAAACCCGCAGCATCGCCGTGTCGATGGCTGACCTGAACCTTGCCAGCACCCATGGCGCGCGCATGGCCGATTCCCGCATCACCAAGGCCGCCAAGAAGGTCTGCGGCTGGATGAGCGGATCGATCCTGCCCGCCACGCCCGACTATCGCGCCTGCTTCGGCGAAGCGCTGGACGGCGCCCGCTCGGACCTCAACACGCTGATCCAGGCCCAGCGCCAGGGCTGA
- the purH gene encoding bifunctional phosphoribosylaminoimidazolecarboxamide formyltransferase/IMP cyclohydrolase has product MSDVTIKRALLSVSDKSGLIELGQALGRHGVELVSTGGTAKALREAGLAVKDISDLTGFPEMMDGRVKTLHPKVHGGLLAVRGNAEHVAAMQAHDIGAIDLVVVNLYPFAATVAKGADREEIIENIDIGGPSMVRSAAKNHESVAIVTDPADYARLVAEMEEKGGATSYDFRRMLAAKAYAATAAYDSMIASWFAFADQGAQFPESLSVSSRLGSTLRYGENPHQSAALYLPVGPSANGIAQARQVQGKELSYNNYNDADAALELVSEFRDGPPTVVIVKHANPCGVATGATLIEAYEAALACDSVSAFGGIIAVNRPLDGPTAEAISGIFTEVVAAPDADEDAKAIFAKKKNLRLLLTGDLPDPARPGLQIKSIAGGLLVQGRDNGRITRDQLKVVTKRAPTEQELNDCLFAWTVAKHVKSNAIVYAKAGSTAGIGAGQMNRLESARIAAWKAKDAAEKAGWAEARTLGAAVASDAFFPFADGLLAAVEAGATAVIQPGGSIRDEEVIAAADEAGLAMVFTGMRHFRH; this is encoded by the coding sequence ATGTCAGACGTCACCATCAAGCGCGCCCTTCTTTCCGTGTCGGACAAGTCCGGCCTTATCGAGCTGGGCCAGGCGCTGGGCAGGCATGGGGTCGAACTGGTGTCGACCGGCGGCACGGCCAAGGCGCTGCGCGAGGCGGGCCTGGCCGTGAAGGATATTTCCGACCTCACCGGCTTTCCCGAAATGATGGACGGCCGCGTCAAGACTTTGCACCCCAAGGTGCATGGCGGCCTGCTCGCCGTGCGCGGCAATGCAGAGCATGTCGCCGCCATGCAGGCGCATGACATCGGCGCGATCGACCTGGTCGTCGTCAACCTCTACCCCTTCGCCGCCACGGTTGCGAAAGGGGCGGATCGCGAGGAGATCATCGAGAATATCGACATTGGCGGCCCGTCCATGGTCCGCTCCGCCGCGAAAAACCATGAAAGCGTGGCCATCGTCACCGACCCGGCCGACTATGCCCGGCTGGTCGCGGAGATGGAGGAGAAGGGCGGCGCGACCAGCTACGACTTCCGCCGCATGCTCGCGGCCAAGGCCTATGCCGCCACCGCCGCCTATGATTCGATGATCGCGAGCTGGTTCGCCTTCGCCGACCAGGGCGCGCAGTTCCCCGAAAGCCTCTCGGTCTCCAGCAGGCTGGGTTCGACCCTTCGCTATGGCGAAAACCCGCACCAGTCGGCCGCGCTCTACCTGCCGGTCGGCCCGTCCGCCAACGGCATCGCCCAGGCGCGGCAGGTCCAGGGCAAGGAACTCAGCTACAATAATTACAACGACGCCGACGCCGCGCTGGAACTGGTCAGCGAATTCCGCGACGGTCCGCCGACCGTCGTGATCGTCAAGCATGCCAATCCCTGCGGCGTCGCCACCGGCGCCACGCTGATAGAGGCCTATGAAGCCGCGCTCGCCTGCGACAGCGTTTCGGCCTTCGGCGGCATCATCGCGGTCAACCGTCCGCTCGACGGCCCGACCGCCGAAGCGATCAGCGGCATCTTCACCGAAGTCGTCGCCGCCCCGGACGCGGACGAGGATGCGAAGGCGATCTTCGCGAAGAAGAAGAACCTCCGCCTGCTGCTGACCGGCGACCTGCCCGATCCGGCGCGCCCCGGCCTCCAGATCAAGAGCATTGCCGGCGGGCTGCTGGTGCAGGGCCGCGACAATGGGCGGATCACCCGCGATCAGTTGAAGGTGGTGACGAAGCGCGCCCCTACCGAGCAGGAACTGAACGATTGCCTGTTCGCCTGGACCGTCGCCAAGCATGTCAAGTCCAACGCCATCGTCTATGCCAAGGCGGGCAGCACCGCGGGCATCGGCGCGGGGCAGATGAACCGCCTGGAATCCGCCCGCATCGCCGCGTGGAAGGCGAAGGACGCCGCTGAAAAGGCGGGCTGGGCGGAGGCGCGCACACTCGGTGCGGCGGTCGCGTCGGACGCCTTCTTCCCCTTTGCCGACGGCCTGCTGGCGGCGGTCGAGGCGGGCGCGACGGCGGTGATCCAGCCCGGCGGCTCCATCCGCGACGAGGAGGTTATCGCCGCCGCCGACGAAGCCGGCCTGGCGATGGTGTTTACCGGCATGCGCCACTTCCGCCATTAG
- the ssb gene encoding single-stranded DNA-binding protein, translating into MAGSVNKVILVGNLGADPEVKSFQNGGKVCNLRIATSESWKDRMSGERKERTEWHSVAIFSEGLAGVAERFLRKGSKVYLEGQLRTRKWQDQSGNDRYTTEVVLQGPGAVLTMLDGAPGGGGQGGGGRSQGGGDWSGGSSGFGGGDYDDFGGGGFGGGSGRSSGGGRGSAGGPNFDNDLDDEVPF; encoded by the coding sequence ATGGCGGGTTCGGTCAACAAGGTCATTCTGGTCGGCAATCTGGGCGCCGACCCGGAGGTCAAGAGCTTTCAGAATGGCGGGAAGGTGTGCAACCTGCGGATCGCGACCTCCGAAAGCTGGAAGGACCGCATGTCGGGCGAGCGCAAGGAGCGCACCGAATGGCACAGCGTGGCGATCTTCTCCGAAGGGCTGGCGGGCGTGGCCGAACGCTTCCTGCGCAAGGGGTCGAAAGTCTATCTGGAGGGCCAGCTCCGCACCCGCAAATGGCAGGACCAGTCGGGCAATGACCGCTACACCACCGAAGTGGTGCTGCAGGGTCCGGGCGCTGTGCTGACCATGCTTGACGGCGCGCCGGGCGGCGGCGGCCAGGGCGGCGGTGGCCGCTCCCAGGGCGGCGGCGACTGGAGCGGCGGGTCGAGCGGCTTTGGCGGCGGCGATTATGACGATTTCGGCGGCGGCGGCTTCGGCGGCGGTTCCGGCCGCTCCTCCGGCGGCGGGCGCGGCAGCGCGGGCGGGCCGAATTTCGACAATGACCTGGACGATGAAGTGCCGTTCTGA
- the queG gene encoding tRNA epoxyqueuosine(34) reductase QueG yields MEQRLKAEAWRLGFAACAIAPADAAPRSAERLRQWLDAGHHGEMLWMEERAGQRGSPQGLWPDVRSVVMLGMSYAPGRDPLALADARDRGRISVYAQGRDYHDVVKKGLKALARWLVEQHPGALKVFVDTAPVMEKPLAQAAGLGWQGKHSNLVSRTHGSWLFLGAIYSEIALVPDAPEDDHCGSCTACQTACPTDAFPAPYMVDARRCISYLTIEHKGPIPEELRAGIGNRVYGCDDCLAVCPWNKFADAAAANRAFVGRAELAAPELGDLLALDDAGFREIFAGSPIKRIGRNRMVRNAAIAAGNSGDRRLVGRLQALAADDDPVVAEAARWALERLG; encoded by the coding sequence TTGGAACAGCGGCTTAAGGCCGAAGCGTGGCGGCTGGGCTTTGCCGCCTGCGCCATCGCGCCGGCCGACGCCGCGCCGCGTTCGGCCGAAAGGCTGCGGCAATGGCTGGATGCGGGCCATCATGGCGAGATGCTGTGGATGGAGGAACGCGCCGGGCAGCGCGGATCGCCGCAAGGGCTCTGGCCGGACGTGCGCAGCGTCGTCATGCTGGGGATGAGCTATGCGCCGGGGCGCGATCCGCTGGCGCTGGCGGACGCGCGCGACCGGGGCCGGATTTCGGTCTATGCGCAGGGGCGCGACTATCATGACGTGGTCAAGAAGGGGTTGAAGGCCCTCGCCCGCTGGCTGGTGGAGCAGCATCCCGGCGCGCTCAAGGTCTTCGTCGATACCGCCCCGGTGATGGAAAAGCCGCTGGCGCAGGCCGCGGGCCTCGGCTGGCAGGGGAAGCACAGCAACCTCGTCAGCCGGACGCATGGAAGCTGGCTGTTCCTGGGCGCGATCTACAGCGAGATCGCGCTGGTCCCCGACGCGCCGGAGGATGACCATTGCGGCAGTTGCACCGCCTGCCAGACCGCCTGCCCGACCGACGCCTTTCCCGCGCCCTATATGGTCGATGCGCGGCGGTGCATCTCCTACCTCACCATAGAGCATAAGGGGCCGATTCCGGAGGAGTTGCGCGCCGGGATCGGCAATCGCGTCTATGGCTGCGACGATTGCCTGGCGGTGTGCCCGTGGAACAAGTTTGCGGATGCGGCGGCGGCGAACAGGGCCTTTGTCGGGCGGGCGGAACTGGCGGCGCCGGAACTGGGCGACCTGCTGGCGCTGGACGATGCGGGCTTTCGCGAGATTTTCGCAGGCTCCCCCATCAAGCGGATCGGGCGGAACCGGATGGTGCGCAATGCCGCCATCGCCGCGGGGAACAGCGGCGACAGGCGGTTGGTGGGCCGGTTGCAGGCGCTGGCGGCGGACGACGATCCAGTGGTGGCGGAGGCGGCTCGCTGGGCGCTGGAGCGGTTGGGCTAG
- a CDS encoding EI24 domain-containing protein, whose amino-acid sequence MVFAAALRAFPSIFHGAALRLLVKTLLLTLLAFALLAAALWTGIHAARLHFGWATGAGWGGLAEATATAIAVIAVGWLLFRATAMAIMSLFADDIIVAVERDSYPAAAARARPVGWARSLGFALRSVLRTLGWNLLALPVYLLLLVTGIGTLGLFLILNAALLGRDMADMVEPRHPDLPPIPRGGRWLMGLASALIFLVPGLNLLAPIWSAAMAVHMLHGARRNMP is encoded by the coding sequence ATGGTCTTTGCCGCCGCCCTTCGCGCCTTTCCCTCCATCTTCCATGGCGCCGCGCTGCGGCTGCTGGTCAAGACGCTGCTGCTGACCCTGCTCGCCTTCGCGCTCCTCGCCGCCGCCTTGTGGACCGGCATCCACGCCGCCCGACTGCATTTCGGCTGGGCGACGGGCGCGGGCTGGGGCGGGCTGGCGGAGGCGACCGCGACCGCCATCGCCGTGATCGCCGTCGGCTGGCTGCTGTTCCGCGCCACCGCCATGGCGATCATGAGCCTCTTTGCCGACGACATCATCGTCGCCGTCGAGCGGGACAGCTATCCCGCGGCGGCGGCCCGCGCTCGGCCGGTCGGCTGGGCGCGCAGCCTTGGTTTCGCGCTGCGCTCCGTCCTGCGGACCTTGGGCTGGAACCTGCTCGCCCTGCCGGTCTATCTGCTGCTGCTGGTGACGGGGATCGGCACGCTGGGCCTGTTCCTGATCCTGAACGCCGCCCTGCTCGGCCGCGACATGGCCGACATGGTCGAGCCGCGCCATCCCGACCTGCCGCCGATCCCGCGCGGCGGCCGGTGGCTCATGGGCCTCGCTTCGGCGCTGATCTTCCTGGTGCCGGGCCTCAACCTGCTTGCGCCGATCTGGAGCGCGGCTATGGCGGTCCACATGCTGCACGGTGCCCGAAGGAACATGCCATGA
- a CDS encoding NAD(P)/FAD-dependent oxidoreductase, translated as MPQNDHNVDVAIIGAGPAGLTAAYLLTRKGYSVSVIEKDPVYVGGISRTVELNGFRFDIGGHRFFSKSQEVVDLWNEILPHDFIQRPRMSRIYYEGKFYSYPLRAFEALGNLGLWRSTLCMASFAKARLFPRRDVRSFQDWTVNAFGHKLFSIFFKTYTEKVWGMPCDEMSADWAAQRIKGLSLWGAVTDGLKRSLGLNRKPNDGMATKTLLESFRYPRLGPGMMWEAARDFVIARGNRVLMAHSLDQLSQDQASGGWRMVAQGPDGEVAIAARHVISSAPMRELAGRIRPLPATLGQAMDLKYRDFLTVALMVKGEDIFPDNWIYIHDPKVQVGRIQNFRSWSPEMVPDPDLACVGLEYFCFEGDGLWSSSDADLIELAKKEMAALGLCDPDDVVGGAVVRQEKAYPVYDDGYADNVLAMRTELQRLYPTLHLVGRNGMHRYNNQDHAMMTAMLTVRNIEAGEQLYDIWAVNEDAEYHEAGEEGQDAAGRRAALASERLVPNRLKAA; from the coding sequence ATGCCGCAGAACGACCACAATGTGGATGTCGCCATTATCGGCGCGGGTCCGGCCGGCCTGACCGCCGCCTATCTGCTCACCAGGAAGGGCTATTCGGTCAGCGTCATCGAAAAGGATCCCGTCTATGTCGGCGGCATCAGCCGGACGGTGGAACTGAACGGCTTTCGTTTCGACATTGGCGGCCATCGTTTCTTTTCAAAGTCGCAGGAGGTCGTCGACCTCTGGAACGAGATCCTTCCGCATGACTTCATCCAGCGCCCGCGGATGAGCCGCATCTATTATGAGGGCAAATTCTACAGCTATCCGCTGCGCGCCTTCGAAGCGCTGGGCAATCTGGGGCTGTGGCGCTCGACGCTTTGCATGGCGAGCTTCGCCAAGGCCAGGCTGTTTCCCCGGCGCGACGTCCGTTCCTTCCAGGACTGGACCGTCAACGCCTTCGGCCACAAGCTGTTCTCGATCTTCTTCAAGACCTATACGGAAAAGGTCTGGGGCATGCCCTGCGACGAGATGTCGGCGGACTGGGCGGCGCAGCGCATCAAGGGCCTGTCGCTGTGGGGGGCCGTGACCGACGGTCTCAAGCGGTCGCTGGGCCTCAACAGGAAACCCAATGACGGCATGGCGACCAAGACGCTGCTGGAGAGCTTCCGCTATCCGCGCCTCGGCCCCGGCATGATGTGGGAAGCGGCCCGCGACTTCGTGATCGCGCGGGGCAACCGCGTGCTGATGGCGCACAGCCTGGACCAGTTGTCGCAGGACCAGGCGAGCGGCGGCTGGCGCATGGTGGCGCAGGGTCCGGACGGCGAAGTCGCCATCGCCGCCCGCCATGTCATCAGTTCCGCGCCGATGCGCGAACTGGCGGGGCGCATCCGTCCCCTGCCCGCGACGCTGGGCCAGGCGATGGACCTTAAATATCGCGATTTCCTGACCGTGGCGCTGATGGTGAAGGGCGAGGACATCTTCCCCGACAACTGGATCTACATCCACGATCCCAAGGTGCAGGTCGGCCGCATCCAGAATTTTAGGAGCTGGTCGCCCGAAATGGTGCCGGACCCCGATCTGGCCTGCGTGGGCCTGGAATATTTCTGCTTCGAAGGCGACGGCCTCTGGTCGTCCAGCGACGCCGATCTGATCGAACTGGCGAAGAAGGAAATGGCCGCCCTGGGCCTGTGCGATCCCGACGATGTCGTCGGCGGCGCGGTGGTGCGGCAGGAAAAGGCCTATCCGGTCTATGACGACGGCTATGCCGACAATGTCCTGGCCATGCGCACCGAATTGCAGCGGCTCTATCCCACGCTGCACCTGGTCGGCCGCAACGGCATGCACCGCTACAACAACCAGGATCATGCGATGATGACGGCGATGCTGACCGTCCGCAATATCGAGGCGGGCGAACAGCTCTACGACATATGGGCGGTCAACGAGGATGCCGAATATCATGAAGCGGGCGAGGAAGGGCAGGACGCGGCCGGCCGGCGCGCCGCGCTCGCCAGCGAAAGGCTGGTGCCCAATCGCCTGAAGGCGGCCTGA
- a CDS encoding ABC transporter ATP-binding protein, whose product MIGASQPTYAVEGRGLVKTFGDFRAVDGIDVAVPAGSIYGILGPNGAGKTTMLRTLLGIIDPDEGHRSLLGDPAPLRQARNVGYLPEERGLYPSMKAFEAVAFMGALRGLPLRIGRERARAMLADYGMGASAEKPIRQLSKGMAQTVQLFGTIVHEPRLIVLDEPFSGLDAFNQGKLEVLIRDQARRGVTVLFSTHVIAHAERLCERVAIVAGGRVRFEGTVDDARNRLRPQVRLRTRASDGGWRRALPAETLAEDGTWHFPLPQEGIEPLLRALLDGNAGIESLSIERPGLHDAFVAIAGEAAARQMQDDQQREEAA is encoded by the coding sequence ATGATCGGGGCTTCTCAACCGACCTATGCCGTCGAAGGCCGTGGTCTTGTCAAGACATTCGGCGATTTCCGGGCGGTGGACGGCATCGACGTCGCGGTGCCCGCCGGGTCGATCTACGGCATTCTCGGCCCCAATGGCGCGGGCAAGACGACGATGCTGCGCACGCTGCTGGGCATCATCGATCCCGATGAGGGGCACCGCAGCCTGCTGGGCGACCCCGCGCCGCTGCGCCAGGCGCGCAATGTCGGCTATCTGCCGGAGGAACGCGGCCTCTACCCGTCGATGAAGGCGTTTGAGGCCGTCGCCTTCATGGGCGCGCTGCGCGGCCTGCCGCTCAGGATCGGGCGGGAACGCGCCCGCGCCATGCTGGCGGACTACGGCATGGGCGCCTCCGCCGAAAAGCCGATCCGCCAATTGTCGAAGGGCATGGCCCAGACAGTCCAGCTTTTCGGCACCATCGTCCACGAACCGCGCCTGATCGTGCTGGACGAGCCCTTTTCCGGCCTGGACGCCTTCAACCAGGGCAAGCTGGAGGTGCTGATCCGGGACCAGGCCCGGCGCGGCGTCACGGTGCTGTTCTCCACCCATGTGATCGCCCATGCCGAACGGCTGTGCGAGCGCGTCGCCATCGTCGCGGGCGGCCGCGTCCGCTTCGAAGGCACGGTGGATGACGCCCGCAACCGGCTGCGCCCGCAGGTGCGTCTGCGCACCCGCGCCAGCGACGGCGGCTGGCGCCGCGCCTTGCCCGCCGAAACCCTGGCGGAGGACGGAACCTGGCATTTCCCCCTGCCGCAGGAGGGCATAGAGCCGCTGCTTCGCGCCCTGCTGGACGGCAATGCCGGGATAGAAAGCCTCTCGATCGAGCGCCCCGGCCTGCACGACGCCTTCGTCGCCATAGCGGGCGAGGCGGCCGCCCGGCAGATGCAGGACGACCAGCAGCGGGAGGAAGCGGCATGA
- a CDS encoding ABC transporter permease produces MSELMRAAFVIARRDFTAVVLSRTFIFFLLGPLFPIVIGMAFGGLGDKISTTDLRPVVGIAMSPADAARMERAHARLAERMGPQALPALRRVPLSPAPRVQLARANADVMVIVSGSPARPVMTGQPQDIRRLEGDISLLASAAMAEKSLRMVQVEAQQVATSVGAQTQGRLVIGRIAQIVVFFLTILLAGMILSNLVEEKTNKIIEILAAAVPVDAIFLGKLMAMLAMSFVGILFWGGTAFCVFLALKTPGVSLPEPAIGWPLFLMLAVVYFAMAYTLLGSLFLGIGAQAATVREVQTLNMPVTMGQMLIFFFATYAVDKMGSPPEVAAVILPFSSPFAMIARAAQVDTLWPHLLAIAWQMLWVGLIIRIGVLLFRRHVLKSGGGWWKQLFRSATG; encoded by the coding sequence ATGAGCGAACTGATGCGCGCCGCCTTCGTCATCGCCCGGCGGGATTTCACCGCCGTGGTGCTGTCCCGCACCTTCATCTTCTTCCTGCTGGGTCCGCTGTTCCCCATCGTCATCGGCATGGCCTTCGGTGGGCTGGGCGACAAGATTTCGACCACCGACCTGCGCCCGGTCGTCGGCATCGCCATGTCCCCGGCCGATGCGGCGCGGATGGAGCGCGCCCATGCCCGGCTGGCGGAACGCATGGGGCCGCAAGCGCTGCCGGCGCTGCGCCGCGTGCCGCTGTCCCCCGCGCCCCGCGTCCAACTGGCCAGGGCGAATGCCGACGTCATGGTCATCGTGTCGGGATCGCCCGCCCGGCCGGTGATGACGGGCCAGCCGCAGGACATCCGGCGGCTGGAAGGGGACATCAGCCTGCTCGCCAGCGCCGCCATGGCCGAAAAGTCGCTGCGCATGGTCCAGGTCGAGGCGCAGCAGGTCGCCACCAGCGTCGGCGCGCAGACCCAGGGCAGGCTGGTGATCGGCCGGATCGCGCAGATCGTCGTCTTCTTCCTCACCATCCTGCTCGCGGGCATGATCCTGTCCAATCTGGTCGAGGAAAAGACCAACAAGATCATAGAGATACTGGCTGCCGCCGTGCCGGTCGACGCGATCTTCCTGGGCAAGCTGATGGCGATGCTGGCGATGAGCTTCGTGGGCATCCTTTTCTGGGGCGGGACCGCCTTCTGCGTGTTCCTGGCGTTGAAGACGCCGGGCGTCAGCCTGCCCGAACCCGCCATCGGCTGGCCCCTCTTCCTGATGCTGGCCGTCGTCTATTTCGCCATGGCCTATACGCTGCTCGGTTCCCTGTTCCTGGGCATCGGCGCGCAGGCGGCGACCGTGCGGGAAGTGCAGACGCTCAACATGCCCGTGACCATGGGGCAGATGCTGATCTTCTTCTTCGCCACCTATGCCGTCGACAAGATGGGATCGCCGCCGGAGGTCGCGGCGGTGATCCTGCCCTTCTCCTCCCCCTTCGCCATGATCGCCCGCGCGGCGCAGGTGGACACGCTCTGGCCTCATCTCCTCGCCATCGCCTGGCAGATGCTCTGGGTGGGCCTCATCATCCGCATCGGCGTGCTGCTGTTCCGCCGCCATGTGCTGAAATCGGGCGGCGGCTGGTGGAAGCAGTTGTTCAGAAGCGCGACAGGCTGA
- a CDS encoding GtrA family protein: MPYWVRNMAGPFNAVFGRFTFTRYLLASICALSADFALFMLLHRLGASPALAALGGYSGGLVLHWMISTQFVFEMRKPPTHGQRIAFILSALIGMAITMGLVGGLSGLGLPPAMAKLAAVPVSFLSVYAIRKYGIFARA; encoded by the coding sequence ATGCCTTATTGGGTGCGGAACATGGCCGGGCCGTTCAACGCCGTCTTCGGCCGTTTCACCTTCACGCGCTATCTGCTGGCCAGCATCTGCGCGCTGTCGGCCGATTTCGCGCTGTTCATGCTGCTTCACCGGCTGGGCGCGTCGCCTGCCCTCGCGGCATTGGGCGGCTATTCGGGCGGTCTTGTCCTCCACTGGATGATCAGCACGCAGTTCGTGTTCGAGATGCGCAAGCCCCCCACCCATGGGCAGCGCATCGCCTTCATCCTGAGCGCCCTGATCGGCATGGCGATCACCATGGGGCTGGTGGGCGGGCTGAGCGGCCTGGGGCTTCCGCCCGCCATGGCCAAGCTGGCGGCCGTGCCGGTCAGCTTCCTGTCGGTCTATGCGATCCGGAAATATGGCATCTTCGCCCGCGCCTGA
- the msrB gene encoding peptide-methionine (R)-S-oxide reductase MsrB, producing MNRRRFLGMGGCAATMIVLWQAGLGRAAAYPFTLSDAEWRRRLSPLAYQVLRKRSTEYPFTSPLNKEHRTGIFACAGCGQRLFSSKTKFDSGTGWPSFWAPLPRAVGTSRDFELGYPRTEVHCARCGGHLGHVFDDGPKPTGKRYCMNGVALAFVAG from the coding sequence ATGAACCGGCGGCGATTCCTGGGCATGGGCGGCTGCGCCGCGACGATGATCGTCCTCTGGCAGGCCGGGCTGGGCAGGGCCGCCGCCTATCCCTTCACGCTCAGCGATGCGGAGTGGCGCCGGCGCCTCAGCCCGCTCGCCTATCAGGTGCTGCGCAAGCGATCGACTGAATATCCCTTCACCAGTCCCCTCAACAAGGAACATCGCACCGGTATCTTCGCCTGCGCCGGTTGCGGGCAACGGCTTTTCAGTTCGAAGACCAAGTTCGACAGCGGCACGGGCTGGCCCAGCTTCTGGGCGCCGCTGCCCCGCGCCGTCGGCACCTCGCGCGATTTCGAACTGGGCTATCCGCGAACGGAGGTGCATTGCGCCCGCTGCGGCGGGCATCTGGGCCATGTGTTCGATGACGGGCCGAAGCCCACCGGCAAGCGTTACTGCATGAACGGCGTCGCGCTGGCCTTTGTCGCCGGCTGA